TGGAAAACCTTAGAGCCACCCCAGGGATAACTTTCATATATCCTAATTACACCCTGGAGATGGAGTGTAAACACATGAGCTGGTGCTTGGTGGTTATCTGTATTTTGAGGTTCTATTGCAAGCTGTTTTTTACCAATATCAATACAATTTTTAATGGTACCTCCCAAGATTTGAAATTAGTTAATATACTTTCCATGATGGGGACAGGGTCACAACACTCACACTTTAGTTTCTGCATTATACTGAAGTGCTTTCCTGTAAATGATGTATAGATGGCCAGTGATGATGCGGTGAAACGAGTGCTTTCAGGAGACAAAGGGGACATGAAGACCAAGGCCAGCACCTCTAGGTCCCAGGACAAGGAAAATAGAGAAGGACGTGAACGTCACATGGATAGAGAGGTGAGAGTGCATAGGTTTAGTTTAAGTATTCTCCATATGAGCCTTTCAGTTTGACAGCTGTATGCTTAACTTGGAATGGAAATAATGTCTTCTGCACACGTCCGTGTCTGTGCATTGTATTCTTGTCCTTTGTGGTGGTATGAacaacaggaaaaaagaaagattACAGAGCGCAGTGGAAGCAGGGACCAGAAGGACCCAGACCAGCCCAGAGAGCAGGAAAGTCGTCCtagagatggagagaaggagcaTCACAGGGAGCGGGAGCGCTCTGATAAGCACCACCGCAGTGAACAGGACCACGGCAAAGACCGCAACAAAGACAGCAGCCGAGACAAGGATAGAGACAAAGGACGAGCaaaagacagggagagagatcGCGAAagggaaaaagacagagagagagataaagatCGAGATAAAGCGAGAGGGCGGGATTCCCACGGAGAACGTGACAGAGACAAGGAAAAACGACGGGACAGAGACAAAGAACGTGAAACTGAGAGAGGCCGACACAAAGAAGGAGACGAGAGAAACAGAAGTGTAGAGAATGGCCATATCAAGGTATGCCACCTAACCCCGTACATGTGTTTAATTTTAGCAAGAAATCATTCTTGGCATTCATTTGAACGCTTATGCTTAGGTCAAAGGATCTGAGGAACTGCAACAAAAACCCAGCCCTGATGAGCccagacaaacaagcaaaccCATGACAGCTGTGAGTTTGACCAAAATGTTTGACTTaatcttttttccccattattttattacttattattatttattattaattgacGAGACATTTAGCTCCagaaaacatcaacaaaaacaTATGTGAGAATCAAGTCGCTGACTGATGCCTAGTGTATAAACACATGTGGTCTCATCAGCTTTATAACAGCTAATTGTAACATGGGTCGATGCTGTGTTCTTTGCTGTTTTTAGCCTGCAGAAGCAGTTGATAACAAGGTAAGATTGTATTGTTCTGTGTTTAGTACTAGTAGTACTGGCTCAAAAAGAGCAAATCCACATAGTAATTCTTTCACGTCACCAACATGATCGCATTcccatatttttttttatttggaatGTATTTTTATCATCTTTGACCAACTTGCATTTGGTTGTTTTAGTGTAAAACAACATGCATGTCGCTCCTTGACTACAAGGGAATCCCAAAGCATGGAAACCATGCAGGGAATTGTTGGCATTGCTTTTTCTGGGCCTAAACCTAATTCTTCATTACTCAGCTTTATAATGACTCACTTGTTCACAGAGCAATTTGCCCGTGTAGCACACCTCAAGCGTTCAGTTAAGGATAAAATAATGTTCTCTTGTTCAACTCAATTGTAGTGCATTTCTTTGCACGATCTATTTTCTTTACTTCTAATCCAGTTGTGTTGTGGGTGGGGGCAGAGCCTGTCCCGGCTGACAGTTGGTGAGGGATAAGGTACACCCTGGTCTAATGTAAGGCTGGCACACAGACTAAGGCGGGGGTAGGCATTCGATGTGTCACAATCAGACACTGAGGAGAATTATTCACTTTCTGTGAacaggtgcatgctgggtatTTCAGTTGCTTCCTACAAACCTAAACCATAAGTGTAATGGACTGTAGAAGCTATAGAGCTTTATATACTGCTTTGGGTACAaactgctcctgtttgtgtgctaATCAAGAATGATGCCACATGCTGACATTGCCAATAATATTGTCACCTACTTTATATTGCGTTTGTTCTGATCTATTGGGCTTTGCTACAATTGAATTTACAGTACTCTTTGCATCTTTTGGCACCTGTTGTTGCTTTCTAAGTtaattttttgtatttgttattttatagCCAAACATAGTGAaatgaaaactaaaataaataatttctagAATAAAAAGTcatatataaagacattttcCCTGGTTTTCTAACCATATATGATTAATTTATTGTCTTTCAATGCTTTTCATGCTTCTCTTTCCTCATGTAACAGTCTGACAGTCCAGCTAGAATACCTCGGCCTTCGTCTGCcaaaggacagaggaggagacctAAAGTTGGAGATCAAGGTAAACCTACCCTGACATACTCAACCTATCTATACCTATACCTATCTATCTAAAATCTACTATGTTTGCCAGTAATACATGAGTGCTGTATATCAATATAATATTATTGATTGCATTTTAATTATCACCAGAAAGCCTTTTAAAGCCTGTCAATACAATTATTTAGTCATAAATAAGCAGTAATATTATCTTGTCATTTTCTTCTCTGCAGACGAGACTGACAGTGAGGGAGGTGAGTGTTATCTACCTCACTTTCTTAGTTGCATATAGAGCCATTAACATAATGGGAAATGTCCTGTGTACCTGCAAtaatgagaaagaaagaaagtaagTACTGGCAGTGATTACTCCTTTTGACTAAACAAAATATTCCATAAAGATGTTGTTGACTGACAAGGTCAGTCTGCCTGCCTCATTCTGGGGACAGTTCAGTTTTCAGCCTGTTGGGTTTGTTGTGTGCCGTCAAACCTGTAACCACACCCAGCTAATGTCAGGAGATCCTGAAATACCGCTCTACATCACTGTATTATGCTGTGAATTTGAATCACTGATAAGACTCAGTGTCAGTGCAAGGTGTCAGAGAAACAGCTTTATGTACAAGCTATGACACAGTGTTAATACCAGCTAAGCCAGAATGAAGAGCATTTATATAAACTGGTTCCTTTCAATTAAAAGGCAACATTCTGTTTTACAGATTTGGATGCCCAAAGACCTGTTCCTCAGGAAAACAGAGATGGCCCAAGCTCCTCAGTGCCTTCTGACTTGGCTTCCAGGTCTGTACACTCAGCTGTCAATAACACTTCACCGAGTTACTATAGAATGGGCTAATTACCCTTCACCTAAAAAAACAATCACCACTCCCATTTCATGACaaggtttttcttcttctcttacGCTGCTTTATGAGTCAGGGATGTTAATGAACACAGATCAACTGTCTGTACACTCTATAATATGAAGTAATGCAATACTATACACATACTGTCATACCATGCATTCTCTATTTattaattatcatttattaatCATCATTGAGGTCCTTCCAGAGTGATGTTAATTATACTAATTAGAGTGATTAATCATTGGGTGAGAATGCAGTTGGCTCCTTATTGATGGTTTAAATATAGTTGTTCTCGTGCTTTATTTTGTAACCATTCATGAACTgtcacaaatactgtatgtggcaaTGAAGAGCATAGCTTATTATGTACTTTTCCTCAGGCAGGCATATTTATGATACATAGTTAACACTGAGCATATGTATTTAAGCATATATGGTTTCttatttaagtaatgtgcacaTTCCTGTAATTCTCAGTAACAGACGAATAGCGCGGCCCAGCAGCGCTCGCCCAGCACCTCCTCGGGTCAAAAAACCAGACAGTCACGGTGATGTGGCATCAACTGACAGGTGACTTCATCACATGCATCTACCAAATTTGATTTATACTGAGTGTGGGATACATCATCTTAGCGAatactttctttttttgtccaTTCCAGTAAGTCAGATTAAATAAGtacttgtattattattattacaatgcTAAACGAGAATAGCGATAGAAACTGTGTAGAAGAAGTGAAGCAAGTCAAACCAGTGTTACATCTATTAAAAGTGCCTGTGAGATGACTGAAGCTATCataagctttctgtttgtgtgtcagattGTCCAGTGCCAAGCTGTCGGCACCTGTTATTATGGATCGAAAGAAGCTGTCGGATGATGAGGCGGATGAAGATGAGCAGTTCCTTGTGGAGGAGGCTGTCCCTCTACCCTCAGATGTTCCTGAAATTGGGGTGGGAAGTGACTTTATTAAAGAATTGTTAAATACAGTTGAGAAACCTACAGTAAGTCTGGGTTGTAACTATAGTTATGTTGTATTGCAGGAACCTGCACAAGAACTAGACAGTGAAGACAAACATGGTACAAAGTCAGACATTTTTAGACTGTTGAATAGAGTAATAGTATTTCATTAAAGATTTTTTGTCTTCTCTTTTCTGTTACTGTAGGTGGCCTTGTGAAAAAGATCCTTGAGACTAAGAAAGATTATGAGTTGTCACCATCCTCTCACAAATCTAAAGAACAGGTATGTGCAGTCATAGTAGTAGTTCTGTTCTGTGACCACTAGAGGGAAGCATCTGCCCAGTTCTTTATCTTCACCTTATCGGCTCTCCATcagctctgccagccattcttTCTGGAAAGGAGGCTCCCAAGAGAAAACCTGTAGACCGCAGTGAAATGCCCAGTGCAATGCTGCTTATTATCAAAAGAAAGTTATAAACAAATGGAGTAGAAAGGTGTAATTGTGCTATGTAGAAACCACAGAAATGTTCCTGTTCAGTTAACCTGAAGGGTTAATAACCAGACCAGTTCTGCATGTATGGTTTCTAACAGACCACACATAACTGATACACACATCAAGATGTCTGGAGCAAAATGCGCCTGTTTTCTGAAGTTgcttaatatatttttattcctttatctGTTCTGTGTAAATTCTTCAGTGTATTTTGTCAGCAGACACAATCGCTgatttagacttttttttttcaagctaGTGCATGCTCATTCTCAGTTTTGGCAGTCTGAATCAGTGTAAAGCTCACAGTTTGGTCTGGACTCCTTGGAGTGAGGTGGCGTACGCTGTCTGCTTTGGGTGGTCCTCTCCATCCATGCATGCTCTCACTGCATCCCGTCCCATCTGACCACCCTGGCGTTGATTGATGCTCTGTTTTGGACTGCCACTGATGCACAAAGGCCCCTGATCTATCCCCTCCTCACTACGGCCTCACACATCATCGCTCATAACTCATACCTGAAGCTTCAGTTTCGCTCACAGCAATGTGAAATGGTTTGCCTGGACGTTATAGGCCCTGCATTTAATTAACTCAACACTTCCTTCGAAAATGAGTTCCAAAATATTGTCCAACAAAATATACATGCCCAGATACAAGGACATGAAACTTTCCCTGTATGTAACGTGATCCTGGAGTGTTTATCCCAATTTTCTTAGTGCAGCCTCCTTGGTTTCAGAGCTTCCAAACTTTCATTTGAGGGTAATCCTGTATGGTGTGCAGGGCAGTTTAGAGCAGGTATGTCTGCACATAGGAACCGTTCAGTCCACCCCTCTGTCATTATTGGCCTAGTCTGGTCTGCTGTATAAAGAACTATAATGACTTCCTTCCTGACATGAAAGGGTGCCGAGGTTAGTTTAATagtgttgtttctttcttttttcccccttgtAATCACGGTAAAACACGCAGagacaaaaatgtaaatattgagcTTCCTCATTCTGTGTCAAAGAACAGATACGAAATCACAGCTGCCACAGCCCTTTTTTCAAAAAGCTGACTTTTGCTTGATTAAGTCACAATCGTGTTAATGCCAATATTCCTGCTATTCCCAAGTAAAAAAGGTGGAATGCTCAACGGTTGAACAGTCACTCAATTGTATGTAGTGAAGTCCCGCcactctgtgctgtgctgtgctgtgtatgtgtggggATGGCCTTCCTCCTGACCTTTTGGGTGCCTTGTATATTATTTCAAGATACTTCTCTTTTTATTTAGACAGAATCTCCCCCCTCGCAGCAGCTGCGTTTTCATAAGAATTTTTGTGTACTCATTTCCCCCTTTTCTTTACCCCCGTCAAATTAGCCTTGATGAAGGTTTGCAATGTATAAATAAAC
This genomic interval from Betta splendens chromosome 21, fBetSpl5.4, whole genome shotgun sequence contains the following:
- the traf3ip1 gene encoding TRAF3-interacting protein 1 isoform X2, whose amino-acid sequence is MNAAVVKKTQDTLGKVIKKPPLTEKLLNKPPFRYLHDIFSEVIRTTGFMKGLYGENEMKSDNVKDKDSKIAFLQKAIDVVMLVSGEPLAAKPARIVAGHEPEKTNELLQTIAKCCLNKMASDDAVKRVLSGDKGDMKTKASTSRSQDKENREGRERHMDREEKRKITERSGSRDQKDPDQPREQESRPRDGEKEHHRERERSDKHHRSEQDHGKDRNKDSSRDKDRDKGRAKDRERDREREKDRERDKDRDKARGRDSHGERDRDKEKRRDRDKERETERGRHKEGDERNRSVENGHIKVKGSEELQQKPSPDEPRQTSKPMTASDSPARIPRPSSAKGQRRRPKVGDQDETDSEGDLDAQRPVPQENRDGPSSSVPSDLASSNRRIARPSSARPAPPRVKKPDSHGDVASTDRLSSAKLSAPVIMDRKKLSDDEADEDEQFLVEEAVPLPSDVPEIGVEPAQELDSEDKHGGLVKKILETKKDYELSPSSHKSKEQNLVSEAARKKERDLVTREIERLRSSIQTVCRSTLPLGKIMDYIQEDMDAMQAELNTWRRENKEHAQALLQEQRATEQAVEPLKAELSELDQLIKDQQDKICALRSNILKNEEKIQKMVTGINFSSRS
- the traf3ip1 gene encoding TRAF3-interacting protein 1 isoform X1 is translated as MNAAVVKKTQDTLGKVIKKPPLTEKLLNKPPFRYLHDIFSEVIRTTGFMKGLYGENEMKSDNVKDKDSKIAFLQKAIDVVMLVSGEPLAAKPARIVAGHEPEKTNELLQTIAKCCLNKMASDDAVKRVLSGDKGDMKTKASTSRSQDKENREGRERHMDREEKRKITERSGSRDQKDPDQPREQESRPRDGEKEHHRERERSDKHHRSEQDHGKDRNKDSSRDKDRDKGRAKDRERDREREKDRERDKDRDKARGRDSHGERDRDKEKRRDRDKERETERGRHKEGDERNRSVENGHIKVKGSEELQQKPSPDEPRQTSKPMTAPAEAVDNKSDSPARIPRPSSAKGQRRRPKVGDQDETDSEGDLDAQRPVPQENRDGPSSSVPSDLASSNRRIARPSSARPAPPRVKKPDSHGDVASTDRLSSAKLSAPVIMDRKKLSDDEADEDEQFLVEEAVPLPSDVPEIGEPAQELDSEDKHGGLVKKILETKKDYELSPSSHKSKEQNLVSEAARKKERDLVTREIERLRSSIQTVCRSTLPLGKIMDYIQEDMDAMQAELNTWRRENKEHAQALLQEQRATEQAVEPLKAELSELDQLIKDQQDKICALRSNILKNEEKIQKMVTGINFSSRS